The proteins below are encoded in one region of Aulosira sp. FACHB-615:
- a CDS encoding NADAR family protein, translating into MTIYFYSTREQYGCFSNFSDHGFVLDDLYWYTSEHYFQAQKFVGTFHLEQIRLVKTPKEAAKMGRERSRPLRQDWEQVKDSIMKKAVLCKFTTHTDIREILLSTGNDEIVENSPIDYYWGCGADGSGKNMLGIILMEVRDIIRAEDGTKSGNATIK; encoded by the coding sequence ATGACTATCTATTTTTATAGCACCCGCGAACAATATGGTTGCTTCTCCAACTTTTCTGATCACGGATTTGTGTTGGATGATTTATACTGGTATACAAGCGAACATTATTTTCAAGCCCAAAAATTTGTTGGAACATTTCATTTAGAACAAATTCGCTTGGTAAAAACTCCAAAAGAAGCCGCAAAAATGGGTAGAGAAAGAAGCCGTCCTTTGCGTCAAGATTGGGAGCAAGTCAAAGATAGTATTATGAAAAAAGCAGTACTATGTAAGTTTACAACCCATACAGATATTAGAGAAATTTTACTCAGTACAGGTAATGACGAAATAGTAGAAAATTCTCCCATTGATTATTATTGGGGTTGTGGCGCTGACGGCAGTGGCAAAAATATGTTAGGGATAATTTTAATGGAAGTGCGCGATATTATACGCGCAGAAGATGGCACTAAATCGGGAAATGCTACGATAAAATAA